ggaatacattaaggtaaaaaccatcctgccttacagataggaaagatgtgcatcagaaatgagttaaggaagggatctttcctcacaatctactcctagcttgtttctccactctacttcacgggatctccgatcacatagagcaggttaccactagagtagatctcacatgggtctcatacccatttcccttgatgcactttctatcacattgcgtgatagacccttagtgaatttatctgccagattattcgatgtgtggacataatccacagttataactccagagtttttcaactttctgacagatttcaatctcctcttaacatgccttgtatacttcatgttattcctagaactgttaacctttgtaatcactgtttggttgtcacagttcatggaaatagccggtatcggtttttcaactaccggtaagtccaataggaaatcacgaagccactcggcctcagccccagcagtgtctaatgctgcgagttctgcttccattatagacttcgttaagatagtctgcttgcaagacttccaggaaacagcgccacctccaaacagaaacacatatccgcttgtggcataaagctcatcagcatcagaaatccagttggcatcacaatagccttccagcacttttgggtttccggtataatgaataccgtatgtcatagtacttttcaaataccgcaacactctctcaagagcacgccagtgatcatctcctggtttcgacacaaaccgacttagcttactcacagcataagagatgtttggccttgttgcacttgcaaggtacatgagcgagccaatgatctaggagtatgtcaattgatcccttgctattctccgattctttcttaatagcacactggggtcataaggtgttggagcaggatcacagtcactaaaaccaaagcgactcaataccttttccacataatgggattgtaacaaagttaccccaccatcagcttgtctaacaagcttgatgtttagaatgacatcagcttctcccaaatctttcatttcgaaattgctcgatagaagatttttaacttcctcaatcacattgagatttgatccaaagatcaagatgtcatcaacataaaggcacatcataacagactcacccccaccataccgatagtatacacacgtgtcaaattcatttacaacaaatccagctgttgtaagagtattatcaaacttttcatgtcattgcttaggtgcttgttttaggccatacaatgattttatcaacctgcacaccttgttctcttgaccatccgcaatgaacccttctggctgatccatatagatctcctcatccaactctccatttagggaagttgtcttaacatccatctgatgaatgataagaccataagaggctgccacggctattaatgtgcgaattgtagtcaatcgagctactggtgagtaggtatcaaagaaatcttcaccctccttttgggtatatcctttggccacaagccttgccttgtacctctcgattgtactatcaggcctaagctttttcttgaagatccatttgcaacctataggttgacaaccataaggacggtcaacgacctcccaagttccattagacataatagattccatctcactccttactgcttgcttccataagtcagcatcaggagaggaatatgcctcactaatggtagttggtgtgtcttccacaaggtacactataaagtcattaccaaaggattttgtaaccctctgtctcttgctctttcgagtgaccatagtgtcatcctcctcagggatgtgcacgtgagaatcctcagcatgatctataggaatcgacagttcgtgctcatggggaattatagtctcatgacttgtatcactaggtgtattcttcatgggaaactcattctcaaaaaatgttgcgtctcttgattccatgatagtatcaacatacatattaggcacatcagattttataattaagaacctatacccaatgttgtgaaaagagtacccaaggaatacaacagttttaggcccaagtttacgctttttgttgattgacacattcactttagccaagcaaccccaagtgcgcaaatatgagagatttaatcttctcttttcccattcctcaaatggagtgatttctttgttctttgttggaactctattcaggacatgacatgctgtcaaaatcgcctcaccccaccatgccttggataatcccgctgtactcaacatggcattcaccaaatctgttagagtgcgatttttcctttcagcaatcccattggattgtggtgagaatggcggtgtcctctcatgaataataccatgttccacgcagaactcatcgaacacattagagaaatattctccacctcgatcagaccttaaccgttttattttcctctcaagttggttctcaacttcagctttataggccttaaaataattgaacgcttcatcttttgtttttaagagatacacataacaaaatctagtggagtcatctataaaagtgagaaagtatcttttaccacctttggtcaaaattccattcatctcgcacagatcagaatgaacaagttctagaggtgccaaactcctcgcctcagcagccttgtgaggcttgcggggttgttttgattcaacacacacgtggcacttagactttttgaccaagttaaatttagaaattaaatttatatttgctaaccgcataagacagccaaagcttgcatgacaaaaacgtgaatgtcataaatctgactcatcagaaaaatgaacagaattcaccagtttattacacacatcatgcagtgataagcggaacaagcctccgcagtcatatcctttaccaacaaaagtaccatgtttcgacacaacacatttattagactcaagaacaactttatatccatctcgacatagcatcgaagcactaacaagattcttcttgatagagggcacatgctgcacgctcttcaatggcaccgtctttcccaaagtaaacttcagaatgaccgtaccaacaccaagaacatgagcacgcgacccatttcccattaacaaggcgccagacctcccgacctgataggaagtgaacatagaggcatcagcacacacatgaatgtttgcaccactgtccatccaccactcaggtgaattacagactgaaagaacaaatggtaaagaattaccatacccagatgttccatctccagtttcagtggttacaacattagctgatttcttgtcttgagtgaacttgcgatcagggcactctcttgtccaatgttgatcactgccacagacaaagcatcctccctttcccttgttattgttgttcttctttttaaactgtgctgtatgAATAGGTTTATTTgcattctcttgtttgttctggtttttcttcttgttaaacttgcggaagtttctcttctgcaccacattagcagtagaggtctcaacaccttttccactgtcttttgttctagccctttcctcaacatcaagagtaccaatgagctcttccacattgaactcttgtctcttatgtttgagagaggtagcaaagtccttccaagatggtggcaacttggcgattataccgccagccacaaacttgtcaggcaaaggacaaggaaaaagatcgagttccttagctagtgcctgaaactcatgagcctgttccactacagatcggttctcaaccatcttgtagtcatacaactgctccatgaggtacagctcgctaccagcgtcagttactccaaactttccgacaagtgcatcccacagctctttccctgtgggaaggatgatatagcttttctggaattttgtatccagtgcgctaattactgctcctcgaaagaggttgtcttcagtcttaaacttagcctcatcctcaggaggtaagttggcaggcttgccctcagcggcatgaaaacaagacattgcagttagccacaattccattttagctttccatatcaagaagtttttaccatcaaaaggatcaggctttagcacagcagcaaaacctctaacagaaaaatgcctaacattaggtttttggaatgttagaaatataggcattttccgtatcattttaattcataaattaatattatgatgatgacatataaaagataattaatcacgtcatcaaatatatccataacaatatggatcatgagaacataaagcatatgaattatataaatcatataaatacgataaacatgtaaactgactgaacaattgaaaataaacagatagaaatataaacagcatgactgtaaaattaaaacagacagatctatcatattataataagacagaacatataagataaaatcattcctATATATGAAATAgcatagatgaatatatgaaacatatataatctccagaacacaaaacagtaagtaaataaactgatcataccctcccatgcgttctgatgatccagatccttggccagcttcttttgtcatgttggagatgttttgggcagtcgcgtagacgctccccaaaaacctaattgacgatcccccgtgcaaggtctcgaacgacaccggcttcggaggcacctgccctctcgcttctctgtgcgcgcagtcaCGAGAtgaaaataccctcactcggcggctggactgtgattctgaaagaCCTCTcgaagagggaagctgaaggagaaatgtcgccgagtcatgccatgagtcggccagctctcgccgagtcacgccatgagtcggtcagctgaaggagaagggtcactcggctgacgaagagacaggcaactgaaaggttaacgcggttagtgagtgctaaaaaatcttgcctgcctgcctgcctcgcccggCTCGGCTGGCGGcgacgcgcgcgcgtgtggcacgctctTGTCCATTTctcgacttctcaagttaagtggaataaatcctacCATATAAGTCAAGTCAAAAGACTCTTGGACTtctaatgtggtactattggtattctccaccagttTATTTCAATAAATGTGCCAAGGCCATAAAAGATCGAGCACCATGTCCCCCATGGCAGGCGCAGCCGCCCTTACTCATTGCCTACGCGACTACGACTACGAGCAGGTGGCGTAGCAAACACCAAAAGCGAGGTGAAAACCTGGCGAAATCCACCCGCCCACGACCACGAGGGCGCGAGGCCACACCCAGACGGTCAGACCCCGACCGTGAGACAGGGCAGCAGCAGCATGCGAGTCACCAATCGGGGCGGGGCAGGGCAGAGCAGAGCAGCGCGCTCGCCTCCCGAGGCCGCAATAATTTGCCTGCGCCAAGCGACGGACCGGCCGCGGGTCGCAGCACCACAGCAGCTGACTTTCTGTAGTTTCAGTGCCTGCTTTCCGTCGTCTTCGCTCGGCCACTCACCACTCTGCCGTCTACTGGCTGGAGGGAGGAACCACAAGGGGAAGAGAAACTGAAGTTCTGCGCCATCTATCTAAAAAAAATACAATTCTCAATGAATCAGTTTTAACTAAATCGATGTTAAAAAACACAAACATCTAACAAAGATGGAAATAATAAAAAAAACCGCGGCAGGCAGGCACGGTGGATGCAGTTGCCTTGCCTGTTGCCACCAGCCACCTGCGACGCCAGCTCCATCACGTCATGCCATGCCATGAATCTGATGCGATGCGAGTGAGTGAGTGACACTGCTGCTGGAGTGCTGGTGCGCCTGGATagcgagcaggagcaggaatggaCGGAGACCGCCAGCCACATGCAGGAACGTACAGGCTCATCGGCGATCCACCGCCTCCCAGGCATCCAATGCTTGGCCGTTCCGGGTGCTTTCTACTCTTTGGTTTTGGTTATCTTGAAAGCATGCTTTCCGTTCATTTCAAATGGCCTGCTGCAAGGTTAGAGGTTAGAGAGGGGAAGATTGTGCTAGAATTTCTGCGGTCAGAGGGATAAAAAGATTCATCCAGGCCCAGGATCAGTCACGGTTCTATTTACAGATATCTACTAGACGCAACAGGTTAGTGGATCCGATTCAATTCGATTGTTTGATTCATGACTGGACTGGCCAAAATTAAACTCTAGTATGGACAGATTAGACTCTGCCGCTGCTAAAAGTGCTAATAACTGACGCATGCCACTCACTCCTCACACTTCCACTCTCCACGTGGTCTTCCGGCCACGGCAGGCGGCGGCGGCAGTGGCGCGATCCACGGCGGCCACGCGCGAAGGGTGCACGGCGACGGCCTTGGCGCGCGACTGGGACGACGGCAGCTCGCAGGCCTCGCCGACTGGACCGGACTGGATGTCGGCCGGCGGGATGAAGCAGTCCGCGGACAGGCCGGGGACGTTGAACGCCACCTCCTCGATGCTCCATGCCTCCTCCATCCGCGTCTTGGTGTGGCTCATGGCGGCCTCGCCGAACCGGAACAGGGTCACCGCCGAGCGCCCCGAGTGCGCGACCATGACGCCCTCCACGGCGCGGTAGTCCTCCAGGGCGGAGCTGGTGGTGGTCTCCCAGTACACGGCGTCCCCGCCGGCGTGCGGCTGGATGCGGGTCAGGTGCGAGTCCTCGATGTGCACCATCAGGCCCGTGCGCTGGCTGAAGTAGCCGAACAGCACGTGCCGGATGATCTCCGCCGGGCCCTCGCTGCGCAGCTTCAGCGTCCGCGGGTCGGCGGCCAGCTTCAGGATGAAGCACTCCTCGCCGTTCACCTTCTTCTCGCCCACGCACCGCGCCTCCGCGAACAGCCCCGCCGTGGTCAGCGGATCCAGGCCCTGCATTGCCGTTGCCATTGCCATTGCCAGCCGGAAAGGAAACGGGGAGGAGATCGTATCGTAAGGTGATTTGCTAGGACAAGCGGAGAGAGAGATCAAACAGGATGTGGAAAAAAAAGAACTGCTGGGACCTGGAGGACGCGGCGGAGGGGGCGGACGGGCCCTTTGGCGGCGTGGGCGCCGAGCCAGGGGGTGTGGCGCCAGACGAGGCGGCCATTGGAGCCGGCGTGGACCTTGCTGCCGCCGACGGCGAGCTCGACGTACCACATGTCGCGGGCCATTTGCCACAGCACGAAGCCGCCCTGCTCCACGGCGGCGGCGCCGCGTCCGCTGGGCCCGCGGTTCTTCACGACGCGCGTCGCCGTCTCGAACTCGGACGCCACCATCCGCACCTTGCCCATGGCGTACGCGTTCCGCACCGACTGCAGCAGCTTGTAGCCACCGGACGCCGCCGTGTACTGGTGCAGGATGTACTGCGCCGACGACGACTCCTGCATCATGTCAGTGCGGTCAGCCAAGCCAAGGGTCCCGGATGCACGGGCAGACCGCAGCATCTCGTAGAAGCGAAGCAACACCAGACAGACGAAACCAAATGCTAGGCTGGGCAACAAGTGGACGGACGTACAATGGTGGTTCCCTTGATGGAGAGGAGGGGCAGCGGCTCGGCCGGCTTGGACGGGATAGGCGCGAGCGGCGCGCCCATGACGCCGAGGAGCAGGCGGAGGTCGGACCGCCGGAACGAGCCGTCGGGACCACCTGCGGCGGCCATGGATGGCGCGCGCGTCAGGTGGCCGCGGACCCAGTGCCCGAACCCCTCGCGGTGGCCGGAGTCCTCCTCGTCGGGGTCGCCGGCGGCGAGGCGCTCGGCGTCGGGCCCCTCGATGAGCGGCGCCAGAGCCTCCCCACCGGGGCGCAACAGGCTGCCGGAGCGCGCGACGAGCTGCTCCCCCAGGTACTGCTGCAGCACCttctccggcggcggcggcggcggcggcggagccgCGGGCGCCTTCCGCCGGCGCGGGATCAGCATCCTCGCGGGCGACGCGCTCCGCGGCGCCGGGGACTTCCCTCTGGTCCTTGCCGGCGACAGCCCCCGTACGACCTCCTCCTTGAGCGCGGCGAAGAACCCCTGCTTCCTCTCCTTCTCCATATCTCGCAATGCCGCCGACCTACACCGCCGCCGCGACCAAGGAGAGGAGGACTAGTAATATGGAAGAGCAAAAAGGATTTGGTTTCGGCGTCACGGGGAGGGCATGGGGAGCGCGGCGAGTAGTGGAGTGGAAGAAGGAGGGAGTCGGGGACGTAGGGTGCCGTGCCGCGCTGCGCTTGAGCTGTAGTGAGAGGGAGGGCGGGAGGGAGGGAATGcgagaggtggaaggcgacgggcGGAAACGGTGAAAGCAGGCGCCAGGCAGGGCCGAGGAAAAGATAAagcggagggaggagagaggagaggagaggagaggagggggGAAACCGTTTGACGTGAGAGCGCAGGTGGCCAGTCAAAGGAAAAGATCAAAAGGGTCGGGGGTGGGACGTCGGGAAGAGAGAGACGAACAGCACCCACGACCACGACGAGCCTCCGTGCCTGATTGCTCGATAAACTCATCCACTACACTGTGCTCCTGCTTCACGTTCACGAACTTGGCCGACGGACGGAAGCTGCCGaagttttttttttcaaaaagaaaaaggtCGCGCATTTcgatccgatgatgatgatgatgatgctcTGGCTTTTGTTTTTTTATTACTACACGGTTCGCAAAAGGGAAAGGGTTCGCGTTTGGTACTAGCAGTAGAAAGGAGTGGCACGGTTGGAAACTGCCACACGGCGGATTTCGACAGCTATACTGCGCGATCGAAGTTTTTCTTTTTTCCGATGTATTTAACTGTTTCTGTGATTTCCTGTCAGCGCCGTGGGTTTCCAGAATTTGGTATGTCTAAATGCATATCATCTACTGGTAGTGGTAGCTCTCCCCATTTTTAGGCCCGCGAAGCACAATAGTAGGACACGATGCCTGGCAACTCTCCCTGAACACAAAGACGCGTTCAATCTACAACTGGAGATGTGTGCTAAATTAAATATTCCTGACGCAAGTAGTACAGATCCTACTTGCTAAAAGCTTTGAACTTTGATTATTGGGCAACAGTAGCTACCATACCATCCAATATTCCTCATACATACCCTGCTTGCTACACACACAGACCCGTTCGGTTTCGTCCCCCAGCTGCACGGACCCCGAAACCCAGGAACGCGAGTGGGGCGGGCGGTAGAGGCACGGTCCGAACTGGAGAGATGGCGGCAAACCGCGCAGCGCACTGGCGCCAACCAACGGGCAGCACAGCACAGGCACAGGCACAGCAGTGCCCTGCCCCCCGCACCCCGCATCGGCGCGCGACGATGGCAAAAGCGTCGCGCGGACTGTTGTAATCTACTCAGTGGCAAAGAGAGTTCAGAGAGAGACAAATGATAGTTCTCTACTTTATTGCAGATAGGATCTCTTATATACAATGGATGCACTGTCTCccaaggggtgtgtcccttgggAGAAAACTGTCAGATAGGGGTTGATCACTTTGTACACAATattttgtaacactcccccttgatcaatccaaGTCCATTTGATCATCTGCAATTTGTCTTTCATTATACCatctcctcaaaaaccctgtgggaaaaataaggagtacacaatgTCTTTTGGATTATGAGTAAAACTCATATTGAACTCCAAAAGtaaatatgcttgtaatcatcatgcataaaaacccctgtggggaaaagtcaatgatgaagcatatagcttagttgatattacctcgttaaaaactttggatgagaaaacctcaataaggcaaaactcatacaaaaAAAAGAGTGTAATATGGTGGTACAAAACAGGTCAAATATCACGGAAGAATTACCCCCCTGATTCTTGCAAgcacttaagtcttctcataccaatcacctcaacacatttctgaaaacgttgagtatggtagagattttgtgaatatatcatcaagattatcacaagactttgtttgcaagatggATAATACAATTTAGGAGCAATATGCTTATTAATGTTGCTCCTGATATAACCtgtttccatctgaacaacaTAAGCTTAATTATCTTTATAGATAATTGTCGGTGGTTCAATTGAACCATGGTACGACATTGTTCTCCAATGGACctctagcccaaagaacaataatatgtctatagccatcatctcaaaaacccccatggggaaaataaatgatgagacatataactcaggctaatatttctccaagataatctAATTAGAAAATCTGAGAAATCAACACATTAGCCGAgtctccttaaaaatccaataggAAAATAAGGAGAGTAGTCATACTCTATTGTTGATGTCATAATGTATCATCCTCGAAAACCTCTGTAGGAAAATAGATGATACGACATAGGCCTTGTGttgatgttgcctcgttaaaaactttgaatgagaaacccaaataggtgaaaactcatacaaagaaaagagtacaacatgatgTGCATACAAGTCCTTCCGATCAAGAGGAACTCCCCTGATCTTTGTAAATTACTAAGTCATCCCATACCTGTTCTCAAACACATTTAAAATGTGTAGTAAGGTAGAGACTTAGTTCGTAACTTGtttttcatctaaacaacacaaagtaatattatcttcatagataataagGCCAGTGATATaaaatcatgaccaccacataccctcagtatgtagtatatcattctgtacaattccacgaagtgtactatagaatgattagtgtaagtgaccattaatctctgttgatcaacatttatcaaacagtaggtccaacttaccataagtatgtcattgatcttgtacctgGGGATCTTTATAGATATCCAAGATCAGTATATCCAA
This portion of the Zea mays cultivar B73 chromosome 2, Zm-B73-REFERENCE-NAM-5.0, whole genome shotgun sequence genome encodes:
- the LOC100383524 gene encoding uncharacterized LOC100383524, coding for MEKERKQGFFAALKEEVVRGLSPARTRGKSPAPRSASPARMLIPRRRKAPAAPPPPPPPPEKVLQQYLGEQLVARSGSLLRPGGEALAPLIEGPDAERLAAGDPDEEDSGHREGFGHWVRGHLTRAPSMAAAGGPDGSFRRSDLRLLLGVMGAPLAPIPSKPAEPLPLLSIKGTTIESSSAQYILHQYTAASGGYKLLQSVRNAYAMGKVRMVASEFETATRVVKNRGPSGRGAAAVEQGGFVLWQMARDMWYVELAVGGSKVHAGSNGRLVWRHTPWLGAHAAKGPVRPLRRVLQGLDPLTTAGLFAEARCVGEKKVNGEECFILKLAADPRTLKLRSEGPAEIIRHVLFGYFSQRTGLMVHIEDSHLTRIQPHAGGDAVYWETTTSSALEDYRAVEGVMVAHSGRSAVTLFRFGEAAMSHTKTRMEEAWSIEEVAFNVPGLSADCFIPPADIQSGPVGEACELPSSQSRAKAVAVHPSRVAAVDRATAAAACRGRKTTWRVEV